ACTCGCCGGCCTGCCGACGACAGTCATCGACCGCGCCAAAACCATTCTGGAACGCCTCGAAGCCGACGACTCCTCCCACAACCTCCTGCGCAAACGCATGAAAAAGGAAAAGTCCGGCAGCGACACGAAGGAAGAAGACGATCAGTTGGCGCTGTTTTAAAGCATATTCCACAGCGCGTATTCCAAATTGACAATTTTGATTTGGGCGTAATATTAAAACTAATGGTTTACAATTTACGCCAATGTCAAAATAAGCTACTTGACTTAAAGAAGAAAGACCGTGGTCGCATGATCGCGCTGACAGGGGCACGGCAAGTGGGGAAGACGACACTTGCCAAGAACTGTTTCCCTGAATTACCGATCCTCAGCATGGATAGCCCGCTGGAGCGGGAGACCTACCTCCGCTACACCCCGGCTCAGTGGCAGGCGAATTATCCGCGAGTCATTTTGGATGAAGTGCAGAAAGCACCCGACTTGTTTGAGACAATCAAGTCCTGCTACGACCGATACCCTGAGATGGAGTTCATCCTTCTCGGCTCCTCACAGTTTCTATTAATGAAAGGCATCCGGGAGAGCCTCGCCGGCCGGGCAGCCATCCAGAATCTCTACCCATACTCCCTCTTGGAGATCGCGAAAAAAGGCGACAACCGTTCACTCCTGGAAGAGTTGCTTTTAAATCCGGACAGTGCCGCGCAAAATCTGCAGACCCGACCACCCGACGAGCACTTGAAAGATGCCTACGCACTTGCCTCAAAGCACTGGGAGGCACTCGAACAATTCGGAGGCATGCCTGCCTTGCACCAGCCCGGCTGGGACGACACGGATCGCTACGAATGGCTGGAGGACTACAGTTTGGCTTACTTACAGCGTGACCTGCAAGATCTCGCAAAATTGGATCGGCTAGAGCCGTTTGTCCGTGCGCAAAAAATTGCCGCCTTACGAACTGCTCAGCCAATTAACTACTCTGCCCTCGCCAGAGCCGCCGACATATCGGCACCCACCGCTAAGAATTTCATCCACTACCTGGAAATCAGCTACCAAGTGAAAATGATTCCGTCATGGACTCGAAACCATGAAAAGCGACTGAGCAAAATGCCCAAACTACACTTCCTGGATGCAGGCGTCCGGCGATCTATCCTGAAGAAGAGAGGCATCCTCGATGGCCACGAATTTGAATCCACCGTCGCCAGCGAAATCATCAAAATAGTCGACACACATCGCCTCCCTTGGCAGCTCCATCACCTCAGAACAAGCGATGGGCGCGAAATCGACCTACTGCTCGAACACGAAAAAGGTTATATCGCGATCGAGTGCAAAATGACGGATCACGCCACTCGGCACGAAGCCAGACATTTTAAAGACCTTTCAGAGATACTAGACAAACCTCTGCTACTGAACCTTGTCGTGAGCAAAGATACAGAAATCCAACAATTGAGCGACGCGGGCGTGCCGACCTACAACATTTCCGCGATTCAACTGTTTTCGTAGCGGGCAAGGGCACAAAAGGAAGGGACAAGCACTTACAAATCCTTCTGGTAAATTCCAGCGGATTGGATCGACACGCCCACGGATGTCATTGCGAAACGCAGCAAAACGTTTACTCGATCTCGAACTCGCCCAAAGCCAGACAGGAGTCTGGCGATCCCGGGAGCGCCAGACTCCTGTCTGGCTTCGAATGGGACCTATGTCGATACGTAGCCCATACGTAGACGCCCCATCTCAATGACACCCCACGCCCACCTAAATTATTAGAATAACGGACGAGACGAAGTGTAGATGGCGGAGCAATGCCAGTTTCTGACCTACCAGTTTCTGATTCCCTGCTTTTATCCAAATAAAACGGCTATCATGGCAGCAATGATAATCGCGAAAAAGCCAATCAAGGCAGCAACGATGTTAGCACGTGCTTGAATGCGTGCTGCCTTAATTGTTGCGGGGCCTGTGTCCTTGTTGCTCACGCCCTTCCATTCTACAGAATTTTGGGATTTGACGAGGGTGAAGGCAGTGCAGTTCCCGAATGTTCCCGACTTAACCCTCGCCAGACATGAATAACAGCGAGTTTTATTGGAAGTCCCCATACAAGTAGGCTCCGAACTGCGGCTTGGGGAGTTCGGGGCTTTTTTGTGTGACTGTGGACATTGTGCCATTACGAGGGTTATTACACTGGCACTTTGAGTCTGTGAAAATAGGTTGTATTTTATTTGCGGCAGAAAATCACAGTTGCACCTAATCCTGTGACAACACCTCCTATTCCGAAGTGCGCAGATCACTAGTAATGCTCTGTAACGTCTAAAAGCTTCTTTTTTGGTAAGCGGGTAAGGGGAGAACATCTGAACTTGCGTAATTCTGCGGGCATGGCATTACGTATTATCAAGGACAATGGAACTACTTGAATGGATACTATTGACGATTGCCGGAGGCCTATTGACAGATATCTACGGGGCCGTGAAGGCGTCGGCCCTCAAGTTCCTTTCAAAAAAAAACGAAACTTCAGCCCGGGTAAACGACTACCCGCTAGTCCAGTGTTTAAGCAGGTTGAAGAAGTCGATCTTGGCCCCCCGGGCTAATTGGCTTCAAAACGGGGACAATTGCTATGCCATCTACGATGACGCTCCGTCATTACCTTGTAGGTTCCACCATGAGACCATAAACAGGGACAGGCACTTACAGAAACCCCCAATCGGTTGACTCACAGTGGCGGATACGACTATACAATGATCCCGATGCAGTCCGACTCCACCCCTTATTGTCTCAAGCGCCACAGCTTACAAGCGGTCGGCGTGCATTCAACGACCGCGCCGAAGACGATGCTGCTCTTCGGCCTACCCTTTTTCGGCTTCGGGCTCTACTTCACTCTGGGGAGCTTAGGGCTGGTCCCATTCGACGAGAGCAGAGTCAATGGCCCGGTGTGGTTGGTTACCGCGGCGGGACTGGTTTTTCTCATGGCCGGGCTCATGATCTGGAGTATGGGGCTTCAACAAGCCCGCGTGCTATGGGCGGTCAATAAACTCAAACATCGCTACCCCAATGATGCCGCCATGGCCGACTACCCCTGGGATCGAAATGGCTTTTCCCCTCCGCGCTGGACGCCTGTGCGCAAATCCATGGTGGCCTGCCTGTTCATAATCGTCTTCGCATCCATTCCGAATTACCTGGCCTACGAAAGCGCCCCGACGCCATGGATTCTCAGCCTCTCCGCCATCACCATGAACTTGATCGTGATCGCCGTCTTCGTCCACCTGCTCCGGACCATTTGGCACGCCGTTAAATTTGGCCGCACCCGTCTTCACTACCCCCACTTTCCACTCGTCCCCGGGGAGTCGGTCGAGCTCGAAGTTGAGCTGCCCCCCAGCATACGCAAAGGCGAATCCGCCCGTCTCCACCTGCGCTGCCTGAAGGAATTCTACATCACCAGCGGGAGCGGCAAAAACCGCAGCAAGCGCTTGGTGCACGAGGTCATCTACGAGGCCACGCAGACACTGGATGCCGCCGACCTTGCGGCGCGCCCCGGTCGTGTATCCGCCCGATTCGACCTCCCCGACGACCAACCGGCCACGCGGATCCAAGGCGACCCACCCCACTACTGGGAACTGGAAATGCTGCTCAAAGTGCCCGGCCTCGATCTGAATCAGCAGTTTCTGATCCCAGTCTACGAACCAACCGATAATCACTGATTACTAATTCTCGGCTAATTCAACACGGCAACAAACTGAATGAACTTAAAAATTGGTATCTACCGCGACTTGGCGGGGCAACTACGCAAATTCTCCAACCCACAGCCCAAGCCCATGCCGGCACATCTGCTCGACATCGCCCGCGAACAAACGGGCGTGATCGGCGACATCACCGCCGCACGTAAGGTCAAGGTCCTCGATATCCCCGAAGACGAGCTCGAATATTACTATACAAACAAAATTCCCATGCCCTACCACTGGAGCAACTGCCTCTACTTGGAGTGGCACAGCTTACGCAACGGTCGAGTCGTGATCGAGGCCACGGAAGCGCAAAAGCTCGCTCTGCCTGAATGGTATCCCCTGCCAGGCCGAGAACTGGGAGCAATCCTCAAGGCCACCAACGCATACATCTACGATCTACGCACGGTCCTAGACGGAGAATAAAAGTCGACTCCTAGACAAAAAATGCGATATGACTCGTGACTGTGCGGCCCCAAGTTGTTCTGCAACTTCCATGAACAGCCATGGCACAGATAATAAACACGTGTTAGCGCAAATCAAAGTCCTCTGCTTACCAGCGCTAACGCTCATCGCCTTTGCCGGCAATTCTGTACTATGTCGGCTTGCGTTGGAAGAAGGTGCCATTGATCCCCACTCTTTTACTTCACTTCGTCTCCTAGGCGCTGCCATAGTGCTAGGACCACTCTCAATAAGAATCGCCCCCAATAGGAGCACAGGCTGGACACATGGTTCCTGGCGCTCAGGACTCGCACTTTATGCTTATGCCGCCGCCTTTTCGATGGCCTACCTATCTCTCAGCTCAGGCACAGGCGCACTGATACTTTTCGGCGCAGTCCAGATTACGATGCTAGTAGCCGCTCATCGTCGAGGCGAACGCATGCACCCCCAGCAATGGATTGCTTTCACCGTGGCGATCGCAGGCATCATTTATCTAGTTTCTCCAGGAGTCTCAGCTCCCAATCCATTAGGCGCACTCCTAATGCTGGTCAGTGGAATCGCATGGGGCCTGTACTCCATCGCAGGGAAAAACCGCACATCTCCCACCTTAACCACATCGGGTAATTTCCTAAGAGCCACCCCCTTAGCATTAGCAGGCAGTGTCTGTGCCCTGGCAAGTATGCAGTTAAGCCTCCCTGGCGTCATACTTGCGCTCCTATCCGGAAGCATCACCTCTGGGCTAGGTTATGTCCTATGGTATACAGCGCTCCCCAAACTAACAACTACTCAGGCTGCAGTTGCTCAACTACTGGTGCCCTTATTAGCAACCTTAGGCGGTATCGTATTCATCGACGAGCAATTCACAGTACGCTTAGCCATCGCTTCTGCACTGGTAATTAGCGGCGTCGCATGGTCAATCACTCGCAAGAACGAACATAAGGACAGTGCCCCAAAGTCCTAAATAGAAGATCATAGCGCTTATCCCCTAAGCTAAAATAGGATTGCTTACACAACTCATTTCAAATACAAAGCCGTAATCCTCTACATGAAGGAATGCGGCATGCCCCAGTCGATACCAGTCAAGATCACGAGCCTATTTTTGCTGTTCTTTGCAATCGCAACCGCATTCGCAACGTCGCCCACGCAACGCATTCTCTACCTCAGTTCCTACCACTCAGAATTCACCTCAGCGCCAGGCCATTTTCAAGCGGTTACACAACTACTGAATCAAGCCAACCGCGAACTCGACGTCGTCTATATGGACACCAAGCGCCGCCCGATGGCAGAGCGTTTCCCGATCACATACGAACACATCCGCGACAAAGTCGAATCTGACGGCAACTACGACCTCATACTGTCATCGGATGACAATGCCCTGAAATTTCTACTGAAATATAAAGATGAACTACTCGGCACCACGCCAGTTATCTTCTTCGGAATTAACGATCATCAATTCGCCCAACTCGCTGTAGAGCGTGCCGACTTTTCGGGGATTTTAGAACAAAATTCGCTGTATGCGAACGCAGCTCTCGCATTCGATCTCTTTCCTGACTTGGACACATTACACGTGATTACCGATCCCACTCCCAGCGGTCAGGCCCAATTAAAATCTCTATTGTATGACCTATCACCCGAAATTAGAGCTCGTCTACAGGTCGAAGACTTGAGCCATCTGAGCTATAACGAGCTGGCACAACAGCTAAAATCGTATGCGAAGAATGACGCCTTA
The nucleotide sequence above comes from Coraliomargarita algicola. Encoded proteins:
- a CDS encoding ATP-binding protein, translating into MVYNLRQCQNKLLDLKKKDRGRMIALTGARQVGKTTLAKNCFPELPILSMDSPLERETYLRYTPAQWQANYPRVILDEVQKAPDLFETIKSCYDRYPEMEFILLGSSQFLLMKGIRESLAGRAAIQNLYPYSLLEIAKKGDNRSLLEELLLNPDSAAQNLQTRPPDEHLKDAYALASKHWEALEQFGGMPALHQPGWDDTDRYEWLEDYSLAYLQRDLQDLAKLDRLEPFVRAQKIAALRTAQPINYSALARAADISAPTAKNFIHYLEISYQVKMIPSWTRNHEKRLSKMPKLHFLDAGVRRSILKKRGILDGHEFESTVASEIIKIVDTHRLPWQLHHLRTSDGREIDLLLEHEKGYIAIECKMTDHATRHEARHFKDLSEILDKPLLLNLVVSKDTEIQQLSDAGVPTYNISAIQLFS
- a CDS encoding DMT family transporter; this encodes MLAQIKVLCLPALTLIAFAGNSVLCRLALEEGAIDPHSFTSLRLLGAAIVLGPLSIRIAPNRSTGWTHGSWRSGLALYAYAAAFSMAYLSLSSGTGALILFGAVQITMLVAAHRRGERMHPQQWIAFTVAIAGIIYLVSPGVSAPNPLGALLMLVSGIAWGLYSIAGKNRTSPTLTTSGNFLRATPLALAGSVCALASMQLSLPGVILALLSGSITSGLGYVLWYTALPKLTTTQAAVAQLLVPLLATLGGIVFIDEQFTVRLAIASALVISGVAWSITRKNEHKDSAPKS